A stretch of Telopea speciosissima isolate NSW1024214 ecotype Mountain lineage chromosome 11, Tspe_v1, whole genome shotgun sequence DNA encodes these proteins:
- the LOC122646399 gene encoding protein TORNADO 2-like: MSMRNKVIAASNLVGVLLSIPIIGAGIWLASESENACVKILQWPVIILGIAILVVALAGLVGAFWRIPWLLIFYLIAMLILIILLACLVVFIYKVTTKGSGHPVPSRAYLEYHLDDYSVWLRRRVQSSYKWDRIRNCLSSTAMCSELNQTYHSAQDFFNASISPLQSGCCKPPTQCGYTYVNPTYWISPINTAADIDCLKWSNDKTQLCYACNSCKAGLLANLKKEWRRVDNVILVITLIALICVYLVGCCALFIRNTKTEELFRRYRQGYT, translated from the exons ATGTCAATGAGAAACAAAGTTATTGCAGCTAGCAATTTGGTGGGTGTTCTCCTTTCAATCCCTATCATCGGTGCCGGAATCTGGCTCGCGAGCGAATCGGAAAATGCTTGTGTTAAGATACTTCAATGGCCAGTTATCATTTTGGGCATAGCAATCTTGGTTGTGGCACTAGCAGGCCTTGTGGGAGCATTCTGGCGCATTCCATGGCTTCTCATCTTCTACCTTATTGCCATGCTTATTCTTATAATACTACTAGCTTGTCTAGTAGTATTCATCTATAAGGTCACCACAAAGGGCTCAGGTCACCCTGTTCCTAGTAGAGCTTATCTAGAGTATCATTTAGATGACTACTCTGTGTGGCTGCGAAGAAGAGTGCAGAGTTCTTACAAGTGGGATAGGATTCGGAATTGTCTTAGCTCCACAGCTATGTGTTCAGAATTGAATCAGACTTACCATTCTGCTCAGGATTTCTTCAATGCAAGTATTAGCCCCTTACAG TCTGGATGCTGCAAGCCACCGACACAATGCGGTTACACGTACGTAAATCCGACGTATTGGATTAGTCCGATAAATACGGCCGCCGACATAGATTGCTTGAAATGGAGCAATGATAAGACACAGCTTTGTTATGCTTGCAACTCATGCAAGGCTGGTTTACTAGCTAATCTTAAGAAGGAATGGAGGAGAGTAGATAATGTTATTCTAGTTATCACTCTCATTGCCCTTATTTGTGTCTACTTGGTGGGTTGTTGTGCTTTATTCATTAGAAATACTAAAACAGAAGAATTGTTTCGTAGATACAGGCAAGGTTACACTTAG